A window from Telopea speciosissima isolate NSW1024214 ecotype Mountain lineage chromosome 8, Tspe_v1, whole genome shotgun sequence encodes these proteins:
- the LOC122672233 gene encoding uncharacterized protein LOC122672233 encodes MEQKLTVSTLTGSKVELDRAFNSCPVRVSDHGLEASLIILDMRDFDVILGMDWLSTHGASLICAERKILFRTGGDNEFVFKGSQSKKPSKTIILAFQVQKLLAQGCQCYLASLLDIEAKVTPMEEISIVKYFPDVFPKDLTRLPPDRETEFMIDQVPSAAPVSKAPYRMAPSELKELKEQLNDLLKKGFIRPSVFPWGSPVLFIKKKDGSMRMCINYCELNKLTIKNWMSLPNNLLASIPVLSGNNYKRWVEDLEINLGLLDLDIALREPKPAALTDASTNAERVKMEK; translated from the exons ATGGAGCAAAAGTTGACAGTTAGTACATTGACTGGAAGCAAAGTCGAGCTTGACCGAGCCTTCAACTCTTGCCCTGTCCGAGTAAGCGACCATGGGCTTGAGGCCAGTTTGATCATTCTAGATATGAGAGACTTTGATGTAattctgggaatggattggttgtccacccACGGGGCTAGCCTGATTTGTGCAGAGAGAAAGATACTCTTTAGGACGGGAGGAGATAATGAATTTGTGTTCAAGGGTAGCCAAAGTAAAAAGCCTAGTAAGACAATCATTTTGGCTTTCCAAGTTCAAAAGCTCTTAGCACAGGGTTGTCAATGTTACTTAGCCTCTTTGTTGGATATTGAAGCCAAGGTCacacctatggaagagataagtaTAGTGAAATattttcctgatgtctttccgaAAGACCTCACACGGTTACCACCGGATCGGGAAACAGAATTCATGATTGACCAGGTGCCCAGTGCCGCTCCAGTGTCTAAGGCACCATATAGAATGGCCCCATCAGAACTAAAAGAACTGAAAGAACAGCTTAATGATTTGCTAAAGAAGGGCTTTATCAGGCCAAGTGTTTTCCCGTGGGGTTCACCAGTCTTGtttataaagaagaaggacggtagtatgcgtatGTGCATTAACTACTgtgaactcaacaagcttacGATCAAGAATTG GATGTCTCTCCCAAATAATCTTTTGGCATCTATTCCTGTTCTTTCTGGGAATAATTACAAGAGGTGGGTAGAGGACCTAGAAATTAATCTGGGACTGCTCGACCTTGATATAGCTCTTCGAGAACCAAAACCTGCTGCTCTGACGGATGCGAGTACGAATGCTGAGAGAGTTAAGATGGAAAAATAG